CTTTCCTGTTCCCTTGCTGTCTCTCACTCGCAGTCCTTAATCACTGGTTCTCTTCTGAGTCTctctcatttttccttcttcatcctCCTCTGCTGGGCAGGCGTCTCCAGACCTGTTAAGTATATTAATGAGTTCCTGGCACCAGCCCTGTGCACTCAGGTAACTGATTGGACAGCCTTTAGTCTGCGGCTGGTGTTTCCAGTGCATGGTCTTGCAAACTAACCGGTCAGATCGCTCTGAGCCAGCTGCTGTTTGTGTGGCTCTAACCCTCTGGGGTCCTAGGTAGGAGCACTCAGACTAGGCCGGAAAGTCCTCCGATTctggggggaaggggagaggggtaAGAGGTCCCATGGAAGGTCCCTTGGTGGGCTTCCGGGTCAGCCTTAACAGTGGCTCTCTCTAGCAATGCTGCTCAAGCctggttttaaaattaatgtcAAGTAATTTGATTTGATTGTTCCTTCTAGGTGTCTCAAAGGCTGTTGAGCACATCAATAAAACTATTGCGCCTGCCCTGGTTAGCAAGGTAGGACCTGCCTCCTGATAACTAATGTGTCTAATGCCACCAGAGCGTCTCCCAATCCCAGGGGCTTTCCTGTTTATGGAAGAGCTTATTCTGAGAGCTACAGAAGCCGATTGGATTCCCTGTCATGCATGAGAACAATCCGTGCATGACATAAGTCTAACCTGCCTGCTGCCTCACAGTCCACTTCTGGGAGCAGATGGAATTGCATCAGAAGAGTGAGACACTTAGAGCCCTGAGGTTTTTCGCCTCTGCAACTCTCTGGACCTTTGGGGAAATTAAGATCCAGATTTTAAGAGTGCTTTCTCAGGGGTGTTTGTGGTAGTGTCCACGGTGACTAATTTCTCATGGATGTTGGAATTATTTACTATAGTTCTACTGACTTTAGCAGTGGAGTTCCTTCCTGTTAAGTAAAATCATCCTGGAAACCTCAATATGTCAAACATAAAAGTAGAGCTGCTGGAGGTGAAGTAGGGCTGGGGACCTAGCAACCCACCTGACTCAGCaggtttttattatcatttaccCTCCCTTCGGCCCGTCCCTCCGTAATTCCTGTGGCACTCATCAGATGGGACTGGTTTGAAAAGCCCTGTCTAAAAATGCTCTGGGcgaggtacagtgactcacacctgtaatccaagcactttgggaagccgaggtgtgtggattacttgaggtctggagttggagaccagtctagccaacatggtgaaaccccatctctactataagtacaaaaattagcccggcgtggtggcgcacccctgtagtcccagctacttgggaggctgagacatgagaaacacttgaagctgggaggcggaggttgcagtgagcagagattgcgccactgcactgcagcctgggcaacagagtgagactctgtctcaaaaaataaaaataacaaaactctcCAGGCCCAGTCCAAGCCCAGCCACAGCCTCCATCTGTTCTTGAATCTAGTTCCTCACCTCCATGAATTCATTCTGTACAGGGAAAAGGAGGAGCTCCTTTGTTGTCTCTGTCCCCCACTTGTTGGTTTAAGCCTGGGTTTTGTGGCACTCTGTAATTACTCCCTGCCTGACCGGCCCCCAGACGAAATTTCTTGTTACTGTTTTGCCTGCAACACCCTCTGCCAGTCTCCTGGAAACTCCACATATACCTTGTTCTCTGTCCCTTCATATCCCTACATAGTGTGACTCACATGATGAGCAGGACATCCCCCGGCATTTTCTTCCCCCTGGGAGAAACATACCATACCAAACTGTTGGTGAGAACTGGCCTCTGAGGCTGTGCCTGGGTAACTGCCTGCCTGTTCCAGCGATGCCTTGACAAAGCTGCAAAAGACACCAAGTTGCTAGCACAGCATGATGGGATCAAAGctgattttctttgcattttttttttatatcaagAATATTATAGATAAAAATAATGCCTTGTTAATATATTAGTaagtttaaaatggaatgctgatttttggttgggtgcagtggcttacgccggtaatcccaacactttagatgggcagattccttgaggccagaagtttaagaccagcctgggcaacatggcgaagcccatctctgcaaaaaaaaaaaaaaaaaagtacaaaacttagccaggcatggtggcgcatgcctatagtcccagctgaggttgcaggatcatttgagcccaggaggtggaggttgcagtgagctgagatcgtgacactgcattcctgcctaggcaacagagggagactctgtctcaaaaagttaaaaaaaaaattaaaaagtaatgctGGTTTTTATTGGATTACTTTTGAGCCAGTTCTTAGTACATCAGTTTTGTTACTTTAACTCATTTTGATCCATTATTAGACACTTGGCTAAGTGATTTCAGACTACCTGCAGAAATCATGCCTCCCATCAGAGGATGGAGATTTGCAATCTTTGAGGTTAGCCAAGAGTGAGCAGCAGAGCCCACCTTTCAAGGGCTCAGCCTGCTTGAGTGAACAATGAGCTTTGCTTATTTATTGCCCATGAAAGCCATGTTCCTTCGTAGCGGTGGTTTACATAGCACATACCTGACAATTCTCTTGGGTGTAAAGTCACTTTGGACTCCCTGGGTAGACCATTACCTTTGTGACACAAGCATTGTGTCTGAGAGCGTCCATCTCTGTTTCATTGTTGGGTGAATGAAACACCatcaaagcaagcagaaggcagTTTTTTGTCTCACCATTGATTTTTGTCCTCCACTTTTTTTGCTTATAAAACAAACATCAcagaattgatttttattttacatagttcCAAAGTCAGATTCCATGGTAGGGGAGCAAAGGCTGTGCAGATAAGAGTGACACCAACCCctcattctctcctctccctcttagAAACTGAACGTCACAGAACAAGAGAAGATTGACAAACTGATGATCGAGATGGAcggaacagaaaataaatgtgagTGGCCCGAGGAGGCATCTTTACTGGGGAAGATCATGAAGTCTCCTAAAGACTTTAACAACTTTCAGGAAGAGGTCCATGATCTTAGTGACAAGCTAAATGAGCCTGTCGTCTCCTCCCATTTCTTTGCGTCACTCTTAAGAAATCAcacttttggccaggcgtggtggctcacgcctgtaatcccagcacttagagaggccgagatgggcggatcacgaggtcaggagatcgagaccatcctggctaacatgatgaaaccccgactctactaaaaaatacaaaaaaactagccgggcgaggtgacgggcgcctgtagtcctggctactcaggaggctgaggcaagagaatggcgtaaacccgggagacagagtttgcagtgagctgagatctagccactgcactccagcctgggcgacagagcgagactccgtctcaaaaaaaaaaaaaaaaatttatacaggCCTTGTGGccttgtggcgggcgcctgtagtcccagctactcgggaggctgaggcaggagaagggcatgaatGGGGGAGacgagatcacgcaactgcactccagcctgggcaacagagcaagactccatctcaaaccaaaaaaagagaaatcacacTTTGGAGTATCAGGAGCAAAACCAGGTGATAATAGCCTGTCAGTTCGGTTACTCGGAACAGCTTTGCTCCTTATAATGAATTCAGCAGTTCCTATAGTTGGCCAGAGCTGGGCTCTCTCTTAGAGGGGAAAAGCAGTGGTGAGTCCACAGGGAATGCTATTTGCATTTCTAGTAACAGTGTGATGGGGGAGGAGATGGCAGGAGAAAAGCCGGTGAGTCAGAAATGACTTCATTCCACTCGGTTCTCTTCTGTTCTAGCTAAGTTTGGTGCGAACGCCATTCTGGGGGTGTCCCTCGCCGTCTGCAAAGCTGGTGCTGTTGAGAAGGGGGTCCCCCTGTACCGCCACATCGCTGACTTGGCTGGCAACTCTGAAGTCATCCTGCCAGTCCCGGTGAGTGGTTTATTGGAACTTCCCAAGCAAGGAGTTGGGGGTTTCAGCTTGCTCTTGGGGACCAAGACCTCCTGTGCCTTGATCTCTTAACACATGTGACTCTCCCAGCACAGCTCTGCCCCTTGTTaagtgtgaccttgagcaggtaATTCAACTTGCCTGTGCCCCAGGTCCTTCATTTGCAGTGGAGGCTCGGGTAGGAAATGACAGCAGTACTTTCCTTGCTAGGCTGTGAGCATTAGCTGACATAGTCACTAGCGTTTCTCCTGATGATCATGAATTTGCAGTTATCAAAATAGACCTGGTATGAACTGGTTgcagtagtgcacacctgtagtcccagctaatcaagaggctgaggcaggaggatcacttgagcccaagagtttgagaccagcctgggcaagaccagTATAgtcagatcctgtctctaaaaacatgaGTCAGAGACCTGGTGAGCATTTCATGGCCACCCTGACCCCACTGATGCTCCTCAAGGAGCAAGTCTTGGGCTCATCTGTGAACTAGATGGGGATGGTAGGACCAGAGGGGCCTGTTGCCCTGTGGGGCTCTCTGGGCCCGGTGCCATGCTTCTCTGTTCTCTCCCCAGGCTTTCAATGTCATCAATGGCGGTTCTCATGCCGGCAACAAGCTGGCCATGCAGGAGTTCATGATCCTCCCAGTCGGTGCAGCAAACTTCAGGGAAGCCATGCGCATTGGAGCGGAGGTTTACCACAACCTGAAGAATGTCATCAAGGAGAAATACGGGAAAGATGCCACCAATGTGGGGGATGAAGGCGGGTTTGCTCCCAATATCCTGGAGAATAAAGAAGGTAAAGGCGCTGGGGaatccccacccacccacccagccctGCAGCACCAACTCCCTCTGTGCAGGGGTTGTCCACACCTGCCTCTGTGGAAAAGGTTTTCATTCCACCTGTAGTTTGTAAAGATCAAGACCCTTCAAACAGGGTTTTAAGGAGGGAAAGGGGAGCTTCatttgattttacttatttttttctttctttgagacggagtctctgtcgcctgggctggagtgcagtggcgcaatttctgcctcctgggctcaagcaatacctAATAGCTTGGGGAGCCAGgtgtctgtccatctgtcctgCTGGCAGGACAGCTTAGCCATGGATGGCAGACCCTGAGCCTGAACTCTCAACAGCACAGCCTGGCAGGAGGATCCTGCCACCCAGGGCTGCCTCCACTGGGCTTTCTCTTGGATCCCGCTTCAGCTCTATTTAAGGCCTGTGTCTTGAGACAGCTGATCTCAGCTGGTTACTGTAACTGTATCTTGGCCAGGACAGCTGTTCCTGGGCACTAAATTTGGGAGCATTTGTCAGGGAGAAAGGCTACTTTCTTGGAAGCTGTGCTGAATTTCCCATTTAGTCTACACCAGGAGCTCTGGCCCATGGTTTCTTGccccaaagcagaaaaaaagtaaCTGACGTTGTTGAAACTACTGGTTGGGGCCTGAACACCTCTTGACCTTTGTGTTACAGTCCATGTGTAACAGCTGTTGAAGGGAACCTACCTGTTTTCCAAACCTGTTGCCACCATCTCTTCCCAGGCCTGGAGCTGCTGAAGACTGCCATTGGGAAAGCTGGCTACACTGATAAGGTGGTCATTGGCATGGACGTAGCAGCCTCCGAGTTCTTCAGGTCTGGGAAGTATGACCTGGACTTCAAGTCTCCCGATGACCCCAGCAGGTACATCTCACCTGATCAGCTGGCTGACCTGTACAAGTCCTTCATCAAGGACTACCCAGGTGAGTGTTCCTGGAGTGCCATCTTCCTTTCCTGCCACCGACCTGTAGCATGGCAGCTGGAGCATCTGGCtggctggggatggggagggtgtGTCTGAACCTCTGGCTCCCGTGGGGGATTCATCAGGGGGCTTCCCCCCAGTTGTACGTACACAGGGCTTCACAGAGGTTCTTGTGTAGCTAAGGAGCTCAGGTGCCAGCAGCGGTCTGTGCTCCATTAGACAGGCGAGGGAACCAAGCCTTCAGAATTAGAATAGCCACTTGTTAGAGATGTATTATGCTTCCTGTGAGCTGGGAATATTCATTTTAGGCTCTGTGTGTACACAGGATAGGGACTGTGACTTCTACAGGAGAGGAAACTGATGGGCTGGTTGAATAATCTGCCCGAGAGCACACAGCAAATAGTGGGGCAAGAATTCAGACCAGGAAATCTGACTGCAGAGTCTGTGCATTTAACCACTACCCTAAACAACTTAGTCAAGGTTGAGCCAAGACCCAAACTCAGGTCTTTTCACTTCTGAGTCTTTGGCTCCATTCTGATTTTCAGTGGCACTAAACTCAAACCACCCTAGACAAATAAGTGTTCTCTTCTTATATAGgtcttaaaaagtttttttgagactgggcatatagtggcttacgcctggaatcccagcgctTGGAGAGACTAAAACggcatcacttgaaccccaggagtttgagatcagcctagtgaacatagcaagacttcatttctgcaaaaaaattaaaataagtagcTGAATGGGTGGGaaacccctgtagtcccagcgactcaggaggctgaggtgggagaatcatttgatccCGGGATTTCGCAGCTACAGTTAGCtatgattgcacctctgcactcaagcctgggtgacagagtgagattttttgttttagatcTATTGACCCAGGATTGTGGGTGACTTGTCCCCTGCTGCAGGAGTAGGTTGGTGGGGCACATTGTTTCAAGGATCAGTTGGGGAGCCATCCCTGTCCTATAATTTTGGGCAGTGTGAGGCCAGGCGAGCAGCAAGTCTAGGGGGAAGCAAGGCTGGGCGTTGCAGAGGAGCACACTGGGAGGATCACACTGATGAGGCGTGTACCTCCTCTCCTTAGTGGTGTCTATCGAAGATCCCTTTGACCAGGATGACTGGGGAGCTTGGCAGAAGTTCACGGCCAGTGCAGGAATCCAGGTAGTCGGGGATGATCTCACAGTGACCAACCCAAAGAGGATTGCCAAGGCCGTGAACGAGAAGTCCTGCAACTGCCTCCTGCTCAAAGTCAACCAGATTGGCTCCGTGACCGAGTCGCTTCAGGCGTAAGTGTCTTCCCAGGCAAGCAGCTTTCCCGCAGCTACGGCTTGTGAATCAGAAAAGGGCCCTTTTGTTCTGTCGATGGGGAATCCTGCTGGCCAGAATGTAGGACACCTTGGGATTTTAACAGGTTTTGTGTTTGAACTCGGGACCCTTTTAAATTACAGGCCCAAAATGttggacctgtaatcccaacgttttgggaggccaaggcaggaggatcacttgagctcaggagctcaagaccagcctgggcaacataacaagcaGATGTATTCTGTGAAGAGCTCAGTCAGAGAACACTAGTCTTTCTCCCATCAAGGGAGGCTGAACCCAGTGTTTCAACTATGAAGAGGGCTAAGAAGGTCCTGGGGGTGGAAGAGTTCAGAGGAGGGTGAGGGTTGTCCTCTGTGCTCTTGACAGAGCCCAGGCATGGAGAGCCTTAGCCATTAACAGCCCCTCCACTGCTTTCCTGCTGGCACCGAGGGGTAATGGCATTGGGGTTTGTGGCACCAGAAAATGGGGTCATGCCATCCAGGTTGTCTCTTGGCTTCTAGGTGCAAGTTGGCCCAGGCCAATGGTTGGGGCGTCATGGTGTCTCATCGTTCTGGGGAGACTGAAGATACCTTCATTGCTGACCTGGTTGTGGGGCTGTGCACTGGGCAGGTAAGAATGAGcgtctcctcctttcttctctctgacCTCAACTTGCTGGAAGACCCAAAACCAGTGAAGATCCGTGTCTGTCCCTGTTTTGCTCATGTCCGCTGAGTTGTTGTCCTGGTTTCTGAGCCTGAACAGAATGGGGGCATGAGGGCCCTGCTTGTATGTTGTAGCCCCTCCTTTCCTAGGCTCAGATCCTCTAGAAATTCTCTCTCTGACATCACACCCTCTCCCTGCCAGAAATGCCTGCAAAGCCTGTCCACTATAAGcaaatggcttttcttttctcctagaTCAAGACTGGTGCCCCTTGCCGATCTGAGCGCTTGGCCAAGTACAACCAGCTCCTCAGGTAAGGAGGGCTCTGGAGAACA
This region of Macaca fascicularis isolate 582-1 chromosome 1, T2T-MFA8v1.1 genomic DNA includes:
- the ENO1 gene encoding alpha-enolase isoform X2 — encoded protein: MSILKVHAREIFDSRGNPTVEVDLFTSKGLFRAAVPSGASTGIYEALELRDNDKTRYMGKGVSRPVKYINEFLAPALCTQKLNVTEQEKIDKLMIEMDGTENKSKFGANAILGVSLAVCKAGAVEKGVPLYRHIADLAGNSEVILPVPAFNVINGGSHAGNKLAMQEFMILPVGAANFREAMRIGAEVYHNLKNVIKEKYGKDATNVGDEGGFAPNILENKEGLELLKTAIGKAGYTDKVVIGMDVAASEFFRSGKYDLDFKSPDDPSRYISPDQLADLYKSFIKDYPVVSIEDPFDQDDWGAWQKFTASAGIQVVGDDLTVTNPKRIAKAVNEKSCNCLLLKVNQIGSVTESLQACKLAQANGWGVMVSHRSGETEDTFIADLVVGLCTGQIKTGAPCRSERLAKYNQLLRIEEELGSKAKFAGRNFRNPLAK
- the ENO1 gene encoding alpha-enolase isoform X1, with product MSILKVHAREIFDSRGNPTVEVDLFTSKGLFRAAVPSGASTGIYEALELRDNDKTRYMGKGVSKAVEHINKTIAPALVSKKLNVTEQEKIDKLMIEMDGTENKSKFGANAILGVSLAVCKAGAVEKGVPLYRHIADLAGNSEVILPVPAFNVINGGSHAGNKLAMQEFMILPVGAANFREAMRIGAEVYHNLKNVIKEKYGKDATNVGDEGGFAPNILENKEGLELLKTAIGKAGYTDKVVIGMDVAASEFFRSGKYDLDFKSPDDPSRYISPDQLADLYKSFIKDYPVVSIEDPFDQDDWGAWQKFTASAGIQVVGDDLTVTNPKRIAKAVNEKSCNCLLLKVNQIGSVTESLQACKLAQANGWGVMVSHRSGETEDTFIADLVVGLCTGQIKTGAPCRSERLAKYNQLLRIEEELGSKAKFAGRNFRNPLAK